In a genomic window of uncultured Sphaerochaeta sp.:
- a CDS encoding MarR family transcriptional regulator, protein MAHPQLLLSNQLCFRFYALERELMAAYRPLLDELGLTYAQYITLMYLWEHGKGTVGELCSALSLDTGTMSPLLKRLEAANLIERHRLVTDERTVEVSLTAKGRELEQKALTIPSHIATCLLSSNQDEQTRKYAELRTMLDDTLTQLKQTRKEREEDR, encoded by the coding sequence ATGGCACACCCACAGCTGTTGCTTTCAAATCAGCTTTGTTTTCGTTTCTATGCGCTCGAACGTGAGTTGATGGCTGCCTACCGGCCCTTGTTGGATGAGCTTGGCCTGACGTATGCACAATACATCACGCTTATGTATCTCTGGGAACATGGAAAAGGAACGGTAGGAGAGCTTTGCAGCGCGCTGAGCTTGGATACAGGGACGATGTCCCCTTTGCTCAAGCGGCTGGAAGCGGCAAACCTTATTGAGCGACACCGCCTTGTCACGGATGAACGGACCGTGGAAGTCAGCCTTACGGCAAAAGGTCGTGAGTTGGAACAAAAGGCGCTCACCATTCCCTCCCATATTGCAACGTGCCTGCTCAGCAGCAATCAAGATGAGCAGACACGCAAATATGCTGAACTTCGCACGATGCTGGACGATACACTCACCCAGCTCAAGCAGACACGTAAGGAACGTGAGGAAGACAGATAA
- a CDS encoding glutathione peroxidase yields the protein MPNLYDFSAQNSNGTPFDFSSLKGKTVLIVNTATKCGFAPQFDGLEALHQQYKDKGLVVLGFPCDQFAHQEPVTDSDMTEFCKVNHGVTFPLMGKIKVNGKEAHPLYVWLKDQAPGTLGSTIKWNFTKFLVEKDGVSVHRYAPTDVPSSIAPKIEEVL from the coding sequence ATGCCAAACCTATATGATTTTTCAGCACAAAACTCCAATGGGACGCCTTTTGACTTTTCTTCACTGAAAGGGAAAACGGTTCTTATTGTGAATACTGCCACCAAATGTGGCTTTGCACCCCAATTCGATGGGCTTGAGGCCTTGCATCAACAGTACAAGGACAAGGGCCTTGTAGTGCTCGGTTTTCCGTGCGACCAGTTCGCCCATCAGGAACCTGTAACAGACTCCGATATGACCGAGTTCTGCAAAGTGAACCATGGCGTTACTTTCCCTCTGATGGGAAAGATCAAGGTCAACGGCAAGGAAGCCCACCCTCTGTATGTCTGGCTCAAGGATCAGGCTCCGGGTACGCTTGGCAGTACGATCAAGTGGAACTTCACCAAATTCCTGGTGGAGAAGGATGGGGTGTCGGTGCACCGCTACGCACCTACCGATGTACCATCCTCCATCGCTCCCAAAATTGAGGAGGTCCTGTAA
- the mgrA gene encoding L-glyceraldehyde 3-phosphate reductase — protein MYKPNPERYDSMLYNRCGKSGLKLPAISLGLWHNYGDTTSLANSRKMLHTAFDLGITHFDLANNYGPPPGSAELNFGKLLAQDFAAYRDELIISTKAGYRMWPGIYGEWGSRKYVLASLDQSLKRLGLDYVDIFYSHRFDPDTPLEETMGALASAYKAGKCLYVGISSYSAAKTKAAYEILASMDVPLLIHQPSYSMLNRWVEESLLDTLNTLGVGTICFSPLAQGMLSDRYLKEIPEGSRAAKSGSSLSQELLTEQNLKNIHSLNEIALSRGQSLPQMALAWCLRRKEITSVLIGASSPEQIVENVGSLQNLSFSQEELAAIDSYAKEGGINLWARSSKD, from the coding sequence ATGTACAAGCCAAATCCGGAACGCTATGATTCGATGCTCTACAACCGATGTGGAAAGAGCGGCCTGAAGCTTCCTGCCATTTCCCTTGGGCTCTGGCACAACTATGGAGACACCACTTCGTTGGCCAACTCCCGGAAGATGTTGCATACTGCTTTCGATTTGGGTATCACCCATTTTGACTTGGCGAACAACTATGGGCCACCTCCGGGTTCTGCCGAATTGAATTTCGGAAAGCTGCTTGCCCAGGACTTTGCCGCCTACCGCGATGAGCTCATCATCTCCACCAAGGCTGGATATCGCATGTGGCCCGGGATCTATGGGGAGTGGGGAAGCCGCAAATATGTGCTCGCCAGTCTCGACCAGAGTCTCAAGCGATTGGGCTTGGACTATGTCGACATCTTCTATTCACACCGGTTTGATCCCGACACACCGCTTGAGGAGACCATGGGGGCGCTTGCAAGTGCGTACAAGGCGGGCAAGTGCCTCTATGTAGGCATCTCCTCATATTCGGCAGCCAAAACGAAAGCAGCCTATGAGATCCTTGCATCCATGGATGTGCCGCTGCTGATTCACCAGCCATCCTACTCGATGCTCAACCGTTGGGTGGAAGAGTCCCTGCTTGATACCCTCAATACCTTGGGCGTGGGCACGATTTGCTTTTCTCCGCTAGCCCAGGGGATGCTCAGCGACCGCTATCTGAAAGAAATACCGGAAGGAAGCCGTGCTGCAAAGTCGGGAAGTTCCCTCTCCCAAGAGCTGCTGACGGAACAAAACCTCAAGAACATCCACTCGCTCAATGAGATTGCCCTCTCCCGTGGACAAAGCTTGCCGCAAATGGCATTGGCTTGGTGTTTGCGCAGGAAGGAGATTACCAGTGTGCTCATCGGCGCAAGTTCGCCGGAGCAGATTGTGGAGAATGTGGGCTCCTTGCAGAACCTTTCCTTCTCCCAAGAGGAACTTGCGGCGATAGATTCCTACGCCAAGGAGGGGGGGATCAACCTCTGGGCGCGATCCAGCAAGGATTGA
- a CDS encoding tryptophan-rich sensory protein gives MKNRPFLVPIVAALTYVLMVTINALANILPIAGMNTGAVSDAYPNLFAPAGLTFSIWGLIYLLLAIHTIFQFSAKDQLPLRKRIGLIFSLSSVANALWIFTWHYQYIALSVVLMLVILISLILINRLTSAQKLGTAFYWTVRLPFSVYFGWITVATIANITTFLVDLGWSGTPFSESFWTSLVLVVGLIIGLSWGLPTNDKAYLFTFIWAFLGILIKHTSVFASAYLSVLITVSLCLVALVYAIVLTYRVGKVHEN, from the coding sequence ATGAAAAACAGGCCCTTCTTGGTCCCGATTGTTGCAGCATTGACTTATGTACTCATGGTGACAATCAACGCCCTTGCCAACATTCTCCCGATTGCAGGTATGAATACGGGTGCCGTCTCAGATGCGTATCCAAACCTCTTTGCTCCGGCGGGTCTCACCTTCTCCATCTGGGGACTCATCTATCTCTTGCTTGCCATACATACCATTTTCCAGTTTTCAGCAAAGGACCAACTGCCGCTTCGCAAGAGAATCGGACTCATATTCTCCCTCTCATCGGTTGCCAACGCGCTGTGGATATTCACGTGGCACTACCAGTACATCGCCCTTTCGGTGGTGCTGATGCTCGTGATCCTCATCTCCCTGATTCTGATCAATCGACTCACCAGTGCCCAGAAACTAGGCACAGCCTTCTATTGGACAGTACGTCTGCCTTTCTCTGTATACTTTGGTTGGATTACGGTGGCAACCATAGCCAACATCACCACCTTCCTGGTTGACCTTGGTTGGTCGGGCACTCCCTTCTCTGAATCCTTCTGGACGTCTCTGGTTTTGGTGGTTGGCTTGATCATCGGCCTTTCCTGGGGCCTTCCCACCAACGACAAGGCCTATCTTTTCACGTTTATCTGGGCCTTTCTTGGTATTCTGATCAAGCACACCTCTGTTTTTGCATCAGCCTACCTATCGGTCCTCATCACCGTTTCCCTTTGTCTGGTAGCCCTCGTCTATGCCATCGTGCTGACATACCGCGTGGGCAAAGTGCATGAAAACTGA
- a CDS encoding 4Fe-4S dicluster domain-containing protein — protein sequence MKTDRRLVALRLLLGFYILLSLVLAALNQGTNEEIARKVAPWWHFSENELKTALILVCGYLTLSIKKRKGRITKQKANLAFLFATALCIHILLPLFTGNPELYFFAMPLPWTTLPLQAGFEQSSFFQSHQYTLGLDGIAWAVAFFWVYSACIAIGTILLGRRLHCSHLCLFNGFAAEVFDLAIPLFGKRKRPSAKMLKHLDWLRYLFLGIALLFTIFWLYPAKHLPSQSISVMRTLELIWYLGANLILAMGFWVASQPRRYCHLCPLGTVLALLAKLGGMRISTAKTSCIGCGACDRACPATISIMAMAREGKPVISDRCVGCGHCIDACPQKTLGYETGFLRWISKRFP from the coding sequence ATGAAAACTGATCGCAGGCTTGTCGCGCTGCGACTCTTGCTGGGGTTCTACATCCTCCTGAGCCTTGTGCTTGCTGCCCTCAACCAAGGAACAAATGAGGAGATTGCACGAAAAGTGGCTCCTTGGTGGCATTTCTCTGAGAATGAGCTTAAAACAGCCCTGATTCTTGTGTGCGGGTATCTGACACTCAGCATCAAAAAGAGGAAGGGTCGCATCACCAAGCAGAAAGCAAACCTGGCGTTCTTGTTTGCAACTGCCCTATGCATCCATATCCTGCTTCCGCTGTTCACCGGAAATCCTGAGCTGTATTTCTTTGCCATGCCCCTCCCCTGGACAACCCTTCCCCTGCAAGCAGGCTTCGAACAATCCTCATTCTTCCAAAGTCATCAGTACACGCTCGGGTTGGATGGCATAGCCTGGGCCGTTGCCTTCTTTTGGGTGTACAGCGCCTGTATCGCCATAGGCACAATCTTGCTGGGGAGAAGATTGCACTGTTCGCATCTGTGCCTCTTCAACGGATTTGCAGCCGAAGTGTTCGATCTTGCCATTCCCCTTTTCGGAAAGCGCAAAAGGCCATCGGCAAAGATGCTCAAGCACCTGGATTGGTTGCGGTATCTTTTTTTGGGCATCGCACTGCTTTTCACCATCTTCTGGCTCTATCCAGCCAAGCATCTGCCGTCCCAGTCCATCTCAGTGATGCGAACCCTTGAGCTGATCTGGTACTTGGGAGCCAACCTCATCCTTGCAATGGGGTTCTGGGTTGCTTCCCAACCACGGCGATACTGCCATCTCTGTCCTTTGGGAACGGTGCTTGCATTGCTGGCAAAGTTGGGGGGAATGAGGATTTCCACGGCCAAGACAAGCTGCATCGGGTGTGGTGCGTGTGACAGGGCCTGTCCGGCAACGATTTCCATCATGGCTATGGCTCGTGAGGGAAAACCCGTCATCTCTGACCGTTGCGTGGGATGCGGTCACTGCATTGATGCCTGTCCGCAGAAAACCCTAGGGTATGAGACAGGCTTTCTCAGATGGATATCCAAGCGGTTTCCTTGA
- a CDS encoding bifunctional diguanylate cyclase/phosphodiesterase encodes MVQAQAKVQSNSWKTLVLPSLLILLIFLGVGYYVIASILSFYYRERAEEASVLAKSYTSVISTVIDAEQQIEDQLNSTLRVAGVTVANYELPFSQAVLSSMARNLEVDVLYVYDDSLTVTHSSNGEYLGWQVPQEHPIRTFSMSNQISLVEEIREDTVSGIPHKYGYHRFEDGRIVQVGIFASNISKLYSQFEPQFIVDKLSRDATDNLLALLDAKGSVLAASDPAIVGTLINPETVGLPISDTQYKRIAWKDKEYLAFHLPIIIKDERVGSLVLYYDLTQVNLLMLRVSLIVSISLLLFFSIFLFSFLNIRAKNRRILNIAYHDELTGLPNLRFFHQYILTLKSREIACIVLNPTNFRLLNMLYGYEHGDKVLIGIGEMLDQLCKRQQACQAFRLSDDRFLVVYAEIPHEQALQVFCDELISIKERSGLFGSIEICLGVSQSDSETHDSTRLLKEALIALNATSSSNHLQFYNKTLEEKLIQGDTIESDLKQAVSSAEGGLSLVYQAIIESKTGTISSFEALARLKSEKLGMISPLTFIQIAEQRQLIIPLGRKILSLACDFIALLQANGFTSISVAVNISVMQLMHESFVPDLASLLKDKGVRAANLELELTESVFAQDLELLSKQLRQIRSMGIRISIDDFGTGYSSLSRLGNLPVDTLKLDKQFVDTLNALHEQDNGLASDIISMAHHVGKLVVAEGVEQEDQKEILIGMECDLLQGYLFSKPIPPANALDLLRLKGESHAQA; translated from the coding sequence ATGGTACAAGCACAGGCAAAAGTACAATCCAATTCATGGAAGACATTGGTGTTGCCCTCTCTGCTCATCCTGCTCATCTTCCTTGGGGTAGGCTATTACGTAATCGCTTCCATACTCAGTTTTTATTACCGCGAACGTGCTGAGGAAGCTTCAGTTCTTGCAAAAAGCTATACGAGCGTTATTTCAACGGTCATCGATGCTGAGCAGCAAATCGAGGACCAGCTCAACAGCACCTTGCGGGTAGCCGGGGTCACCGTTGCAAACTATGAACTCCCCTTCTCCCAGGCAGTTCTCTCATCCATGGCACGCAACCTCGAAGTTGATGTCCTGTACGTATACGACGATTCCCTGACCGTAACACATTCCAGCAATGGGGAGTACCTGGGTTGGCAAGTGCCACAAGAGCATCCTATCCGTACCTTCTCCATGAGCAACCAGATTTCGCTGGTGGAGGAAATCCGTGAGGATACGGTCTCCGGGATTCCCCATAAGTATGGGTATCATCGCTTCGAAGATGGCAGAATCGTCCAAGTCGGGATTTTTGCCAGCAACATCTCCAAGCTCTACTCCCAATTCGAACCACAGTTCATAGTCGACAAGCTCAGCCGTGATGCCACAGACAACCTGCTTGCCCTCCTCGATGCAAAGGGGTCCGTCCTGGCAGCTTCCGATCCTGCGATTGTGGGAACCCTCATCAATCCTGAAACCGTAGGACTACCCATCTCCGATACCCAATACAAGCGGATTGCGTGGAAAGACAAGGAGTATCTCGCATTTCATCTCCCAATCATCATCAAGGATGAGCGGGTCGGTTCGCTGGTACTCTATTATGATCTGACTCAGGTCAACCTCCTGATGCTTCGTGTTTCGCTCATCGTTTCGATCAGCCTGCTCCTCTTTTTCAGCATCTTCCTGTTCTCCTTCCTCAACATTCGGGCGAAGAACCGACGGATACTGAATATCGCCTACCACGATGAGCTGACAGGATTACCCAACCTCAGATTTTTCCACCAGTACATACTTACTTTGAAGAGCAGGGAAATTGCCTGCATCGTCCTCAATCCAACCAACTTCCGGTTGTTGAACATGTTGTATGGCTATGAGCACGGCGACAAGGTCCTGATCGGTATCGGAGAGATGCTGGACCAGTTGTGCAAAAGGCAACAGGCATGCCAAGCCTTCCGGTTGTCTGATGATCGATTTCTGGTGGTGTATGCGGAGATTCCCCATGAGCAAGCGCTCCAGGTCTTCTGTGATGAGCTGATTTCCATCAAGGAAAGGTCCGGATTGTTTGGATCCATCGAGATTTGTCTGGGGGTTTCCCAAAGCGACTCGGAAACACACGACTCCACCCGCTTGCTCAAGGAAGCCCTGATAGCGCTGAATGCTACATCCAGCAGCAATCATCTCCAGTTCTACAACAAAACCCTGGAAGAAAAACTCATCCAAGGGGATACGATCGAAAGTGATTTGAAACAGGCCGTCTCCTCGGCAGAGGGTGGCCTGAGTCTGGTTTACCAAGCAATCATCGAAAGCAAAACAGGAACCATCAGCAGTTTCGAAGCGCTTGCAAGACTGAAGAGCGAAAAGCTGGGGATGATCAGTCCGCTCACCTTCATTCAGATTGCCGAACAACGCCAGTTGATCATCCCACTGGGGCGAAAGATTCTCAGCTTGGCCTGCGACTTCATTGCCTTGTTGCAAGCAAACGGTTTTACCTCCATCTCGGTGGCGGTGAACATTTCCGTGATGCAGTTGATGCATGAATCATTCGTTCCGGACCTGGCCTCCTTGCTGAAGGATAAAGGGGTGCGTGCAGCAAATCTGGAACTCGAGCTAACCGAATCAGTGTTTGCCCAGGATTTGGAACTGCTGTCCAAGCAGCTTCGACAAATCCGGTCAATGGGAATCAGGATATCCATCGATGACTTCGGTACCGGCTATTCGTCTCTCAGCCGCTTGGGGAACCTTCCGGTAGATACGCTCAAACTGGACAAACAGTTCGTCGATACGCTGAATGCCCTCCATGAGCAGGACAATGGACTTGCAAGCGATATCATCTCCATGGCACACCATGTGGGAAAACTGGTAGTCGCGGAAGGGGTCGAACAGGAGGATCAGAAAGAAATACTGATCGGCATGGAGTGTGATTTGCTGCAGGGATACCTTTTCAGCAAGCCGATTCCCCCCGCAAACGCCCTCGACCTGCTGCGTCTCAAAGGGGAGAGCCATGCCCAAGCCTAG
- a CDS encoding diguanylate cyclase, which translates to MPKPRVLLTLCLLFLLAQLSAANLPSFEEATQASIHPILVLDAETGTIIHANAATAKLFSVPQERLNGRLFSSLLSLGNQSLASLQAKTVIHAQPDGSLLHLLIGLQPFQNEDGSYYMALLLDQTQQANLVIRNRILTIALSTLIAITLLFLLFFLFLQLKLTKQVQQQQQQQEYTVQLLQRFLDADDRISYVKDDDGRFIFVNAALAAFLGKNYEQLLGKRLDEVAHPDFAAMTTLSDQKVMETMRLLTFESAWNQQVYQVTKFPLILPDGKPGMGTFAQDITEAKRQDETLNLSLKRSAMLVDLLSSSIAHPQVQMHKALDKACELTQSNLGILLLIDKSSSGLMLAATSGNLVPSCRLEEHPQVLDASLSVSFRQLTDDGKPLIQNQKPITTAMQTYIHGLEGTLNTLITVPFFVDEQLAGIVLLANNPYGYDEGDGYQVQLLFAGIHTSIQKAQKEVELEASKQSLRLILDSTAEGIYGMDTKGNCTFCNASCLSILGYDSEAELLGRNMHRLIHHSTRNGKPIEEEDCPISRALVDGIGVVMDDEVFFRKDGSSFDVLCHAYPQMREGNVIGSVVTFTDNTERKANLAKIEYLSLHDQLTGLYNRAFFDDALVKVNRKELLPISIIVGDVNGLKLSNDIFGHSAGDGLLTDIADVLSNSCRKSDIVSRIGGDEFVVLLPNTSEVIAVQIVERIRKDLDGKEILAGSRALALGIGTKTTMKDRIHDVFEQAEDRMYREKTLTKTETQRQQLEVLLRMLFGKAPSEEHHAQQVQNHAVFIGKLLNLSNEDLNLLSKAGYYHDIGKVVLDRALIETKQRSPSMQRAYQDHVSAAFRILNTFEETMDIAPLVLNHHERWDGKGYLRGLKAEDIPLISRILRLAELWEREGLENATFETRNEILRNLAGTEADPNLVDQILRQLASHDEAGKPS; encoded by the coding sequence ATGCCCAAGCCTAGGGTACTGCTGACACTTTGCCTGCTATTCCTGCTCGCTCAGCTGTCTGCGGCAAACCTTCCCTCCTTTGAAGAGGCCACCCAAGCATCAATCCACCCCATCCTGGTACTGGATGCAGAAACAGGGACCATCATTCATGCCAATGCAGCCACAGCAAAGCTTTTCTCTGTCCCCCAAGAACGCCTCAACGGGAGATTGTTCTCCTCCCTGCTCTCCCTGGGAAATCAGAGTCTTGCCTCATTGCAGGCAAAGACGGTGATCCATGCCCAGCCTGACGGTTCCCTGCTACACCTGCTCATAGGACTCCAACCGTTCCAAAACGAGGATGGCTCCTACTATATGGCACTGCTGCTGGACCAAACCCAACAGGCCAATCTGGTCATTCGCAATCGCATCCTTACCATCGCACTCAGCACCTTGATTGCCATCACCCTGCTCTTCCTACTGTTTTTCCTGTTCCTGCAACTCAAGCTCACCAAACAGGTGCAACAACAGCAGCAACAACAAGAGTATACCGTACAGTTGCTGCAACGCTTTCTCGATGCGGATGACAGAATCAGCTACGTAAAGGACGATGATGGGCGTTTCATATTCGTAAATGCCGCACTTGCAGCATTTCTTGGGAAAAATTATGAACAATTGCTCGGAAAACGATTGGATGAGGTAGCTCATCCTGACTTTGCAGCAATGACCACCCTAAGCGACCAAAAGGTCATGGAGACCATGCGTTTGCTCACCTTTGAATCTGCATGGAACCAACAGGTCTACCAGGTCACCAAGTTCCCCTTGATTCTTCCCGATGGGAAACCGGGCATGGGAACGTTTGCACAGGACATCACTGAGGCAAAAAGACAGGATGAAACGCTCAACCTCAGCCTGAAACGCTCAGCCATGCTGGTGGACCTGCTTTCTTCCTCGATAGCGCACCCCCAGGTACAAATGCACAAAGCACTGGACAAGGCATGCGAGCTTACGCAAAGCAATCTGGGTATCCTGCTGCTCATCGACAAGAGCTCTTCAGGTTTGATGCTGGCAGCAACCAGTGGGAATCTTGTCCCCTCATGCCGGCTTGAGGAGCATCCGCAGGTCCTTGATGCTTCGCTCTCTGTATCCTTCCGACAATTGACTGATGATGGCAAACCGTTGATACAAAACCAGAAACCCATCACCACTGCGATGCAAACCTATATCCATGGACTTGAAGGTACACTGAACACGCTGATCACCGTCCCGTTCTTCGTGGATGAGCAACTTGCCGGTATCGTGTTGCTCGCCAACAACCCCTACGGCTACGATGAAGGGGATGGCTATCAGGTGCAACTTCTGTTTGCAGGCATCCATACATCCATCCAGAAAGCGCAGAAAGAAGTGGAACTTGAGGCAAGCAAGCAAAGCCTGCGCCTGATCCTGGATTCGACTGCAGAAGGCATCTATGGCATGGATACAAAGGGCAACTGTACCTTCTGCAATGCAAGCTGTCTTTCGATTCTCGGCTACGACAGCGAGGCCGAGTTGCTCGGCAGGAATATGCACCGATTGATCCATCATTCAACCAGAAACGGAAAACCCATCGAGGAGGAGGACTGCCCCATCAGTCGCGCCCTTGTGGATGGTATCGGTGTCGTCATGGATGATGAGGTTTTCTTCCGCAAGGATGGAAGCTCTTTTGATGTGCTCTGCCATGCGTATCCCCAAATGAGAGAGGGCAACGTGATCGGCTCAGTCGTCACTTTTACCGATAATACTGAACGAAAGGCGAATCTTGCCAAGATCGAATACCTGAGCTTGCATGACCAGCTCACCGGGCTTTACAACCGCGCCTTCTTTGATGATGCACTGGTAAAGGTCAACCGCAAAGAGCTGTTGCCTATTTCCATCATTGTGGGAGACGTAAATGGCCTGAAGCTTTCCAATGATATCTTTGGGCATAGTGCAGGGGATGGATTACTCACCGATATTGCCGATGTGCTCAGCAACTCCTGCAGAAAAAGTGATATCGTGAGCCGTATCGGTGGCGATGAGTTTGTCGTCCTCCTCCCAAACACCAGCGAGGTGATCGCTGTGCAGATTGTCGAACGCATACGAAAGGACCTCGATGGGAAAGAGATACTCGCAGGAAGCCGGGCTCTAGCCCTTGGAATAGGCACCAAGACCACCATGAAAGATCGGATCCATGATGTGTTTGAGCAAGCAGAAGACCGTATGTACCGTGAGAAAACCCTTACCAAAACAGAAACCCAGCGCCAACAGCTGGAAGTATTGCTCAGAATGCTCTTTGGAAAAGCCCCTTCGGAAGAACATCATGCTCAACAGGTACAAAACCATGCAGTGTTCATAGGAAAGCTCCTGAATCTCAGCAATGAGGATCTCAATCTGCTTTCCAAGGCAGGCTATTACCATGACATAGGGAAAGTGGTACTGGACCGTGCTCTCATTGAAACCAAGCAACGCTCCCCGAGCATGCAACGAGCCTATCAGGACCATGTGAGTGCAGCCTTCCGTATTCTCAACACCTTTGAGGAGACGATGGACATCGCGCCACTCGTACTCAATCATCATGAACGGTGGGATGGGAAAGGCTACCTCAGGGGGTTGAAAGCTGAGGATATCCCACTGATCAGCCGAATACTGCGCCTTGCTGAACTATGGGAACGGGAAGGACTTGAAAACGCAACATTTGAAACAAGAAACGAGATCCTCCGGAATCTGGCAGGCACTGAGGCTGACCCCAATCTCGTCGACCAGATCCTGAGGCAACTCGCATCACATGACGAGGCGGGCAAACCCAGCTGA
- a CDS encoding rhodanese-like domain-containing protein — MSKIFIAALVILSLVVVVSCKNQDAGAAEQTESRSTAVYTKISPQAAKTMMDEQPGITVVDVRTLQEYEAGHIDGSINIPNETIGTSNVETLPDLDATILLYCRSGSRSSQAARKLIALGYTNVLDFGGIIDWPYEVVK, encoded by the coding sequence ATGAGTAAGATATTCATTGCAGCACTTGTCATTCTTTCTCTCGTTGTCGTGGTTTCCTGCAAGAATCAGGATGCTGGAGCAGCAGAACAGACTGAAAGCAGGAGTACTGCAGTTTATACAAAGATTTCGCCCCAAGCGGCCAAAACGATGATGGATGAGCAACCTGGCATCACGGTTGTTGATGTAAGGACTCTTCAGGAGTATGAGGCCGGCCATATCGACGGATCGATCAACATACCCAATGAGACCATTGGGACGAGCAACGTGGAAACCCTTCCTGACCTTGATGCAACCATTCTGCTCTATTGCAGGAGTGGATCCCGCAGCAGCCAGGCAGCACGCAAGCTGATTGCTCTTGGGTATACCAATGTTTTGGACTTCGGAGGGATCATCGATTGGCCCTATGAAGTGGTGAAGTAA
- a CDS encoding LPP20 family lipoprotein, producing the protein MKTLKKMALVLSFLALLVSCASGPQAKAHPSWMDSPYDKAYDEATYLCAVGSGSTRQRAVDAALSSLSQVFNAQVKSVTEVTSLSTAATDMQGNVTFTDASEMLEMGSITSETDQIIGAEVVSVHTDELGRVYARVALHRKQTADLYQGKIRDLATSIAQQRMALAKSADPLRQYVALLGVRDLARQQQSLLDQIQVLLKQPQQQVFSPIQRELTALAQAISIQVMVDADAQSSTALQSAFEKGLQNLGFQVGGAQAASTLAVTYRVEPMVLADSPYRYARYVLTAQLKGADATYVSYEKTEREAAMAEADAVARALRAATGDGVDEFFTLMLSTLGDET; encoded by the coding sequence ATGAAAACCTTGAAAAAGATGGCGTTGGTGCTTTCTTTCCTGGCTTTGCTTGTCTCTTGTGCTTCCGGTCCCCAGGCAAAGGCACACCCTTCCTGGATGGACAGCCCGTATGACAAAGCGTATGACGAGGCAACGTATCTGTGTGCTGTGGGATCGGGCTCAACGCGCCAGCGTGCTGTCGATGCAGCACTCTCTTCGCTCTCACAGGTTTTCAATGCACAGGTGAAATCGGTTACCGAAGTAACCAGCCTCAGCACAGCAGCCACCGACATGCAGGGCAATGTCACGTTCACCGATGCCTCCGAAATGCTGGAGATGGGAAGCATCACCAGCGAGACCGACCAAATCATTGGGGCTGAGGTGGTCAGTGTCCATACTGATGAGCTCGGAAGGGTCTATGCTCGTGTGGCGTTGCATCGCAAGCAGACGGCTGATTTGTATCAGGGAAAAATCCGCGATTTGGCGACTTCCATCGCACAGCAGCGCATGGCACTTGCCAAGTCAGCCGATCCTCTGCGCCAGTATGTTGCACTGCTGGGTGTGCGTGATCTTGCGCGTCAGCAGCAGTCATTGCTGGATCAGATACAAGTGTTGCTCAAGCAACCGCAACAGCAAGTCTTCTCTCCGATACAACGTGAACTGACGGCCCTTGCACAGGCCATATCCATCCAAGTCATGGTCGATGCCGATGCTCAGAGCAGTACTGCCCTGCAGTCTGCCTTTGAGAAAGGCTTGCAGAATCTCGGGTTCCAGGTTGGCGGTGCACAGGCTGCCTCGACACTTGCGGTAACCTACCGTGTTGAGCCCATGGTACTTGCAGACAGCCCATACCGATATGCACGGTATGTGCTTACGGCACAATTGAAGGGAGCCGACGCCACCTATGTCTCCTATGAGAAGACTGAGCGTGAAGCGGCCATGGCTGAAGCGGATGCTGTGGCACGTGCGTTGCGTGCGGCCACAGGCGATGGTGTTGATGAGTTCTTTACCCTCATGCTGAGTACGCTTGGGGATGAAACATAA